Proteins from a genomic interval of Mustela lutreola isolate mMusLut2 chromosome 4, mMusLut2.pri, whole genome shotgun sequence:
- the TAS2R5 gene encoding taste receptor type 2 member 5 — MLSAALALLMVVAVAEFLIGLVGNGVLVVWSFGEWVRKFNGSSYNLIVLGLAVCRFLLQWLIMMDLSLFPLFHSSHWLRYLSVFWILVSQASLWFAAFLSVFYCRKIMTLEHPVCMWLKQRAYCLSLWCLLGYFMISLLLVTLIGLKPYDPSQGNSSILYPFESWHYLYVLKLNAGSGLPLMVFLVSSVMLIISLYRHHKKMKVYTAGRRDARAKAHITVLKSLGCFLILHVVYILASPFSIIYKSSANLLIIFISETVMAAYPSLHSVILIMGNPRVKQTCQRILWKMVCAWRS; from the coding sequence ATGCTGAGTGCTGCCCTAGCACTGCTGATGGTGGTGGCGGTGGCCGAATTTCTCATTGGGCTGGTTGGAAATGGtgtccttgtggtttggagcttTGGAGAATGGGTCCGAAAATTCAATGGGTCCTCATACAACCTCATTGTCCTGGGCCTGGCTGTCTGCCGATTTCTCCTGCAGTGGCTGATTATGATGGATTTAAGCCTGTTTCCACTTTTCCACAGTAGCCACTGGCTTCGGTATCTCAGTGTCTTCTGGATCCTGGTAAGCCAGGCCAGCCTGTGGTTTGCTGCTTTCCTCAGTGTTTTCTATTGCAGGAAGATCATGACCCTTGAGCACCCTGTCTGCATGTGGCTGAAGCAGAGAGCCTATTGCCTGAGTCTCTGGTGCCTTCTGGGGTACTTCATGATCAGTTTGTTACTTGTAACCCTCATTGGCTTAAAGCCCTATGATCCTTCCCAAGGCAACAGCAGCATTCTGTACCCCTTTGAAAGCTGGCACTACCTGTATGTATTAAAGCTTAATGCAGGAAGTGGGTTGCCTCTGATGGTATTTCTTGTTTCTTCCGTGATGCTGATTATCTCTTTGTACAGACACCACAAGAAGATGAAGGTATATACAGCTGGTAGGAGAGATGCTCGGGCCAAGGCTCACATCACTGTCCTGAAGTCCTTGGGCTGCTTCCTTATCCTTCATGTGGTTTACATCCTGGCCAGCCCTTTTTCCATCATCTACAAGTCTTCTGCTAATCTCCTCATTATCTTCATCTCTGAGACAGTCATGGCTGCCTATCCTTCTCTTCATTCTGTCATATTGATCATGGGGAATCCCAGGGTGAAGCAGACTTGTCAAAGAATTCTCTGGAAGATGGTGTGCGCTTGGAGATCCTAG